ACTGAATGGGGCGAGGCTGCTGGGGCAAGATGGCATTCAAATAGCCTTCAAAAGCGTCGTGATATTCCTGGGTGAATGCCAAAATGTTGGGCAGTTCACTAACCAGGTTGTCCGGGCCAATGGCAGATTCACGCCCCAGAGAGTCCGCCAACTGGTCAAGGCGGTCCCTTTCCTTTCTTAAAAGTGCTGCAAGGCGCATCTCCGCAATGCGGTATGCTTTCGTAGGGAAATACTCTCGGTAAGAATCCATGGTGCAAATATACCTTTTTTTATAGAGTTTGCCATTATAGGTGAAAAAGCCCTTAAATAAGGAAAAATTTGCGAAAGTTACGCTGAAAAAAGGAAGTTTTTATTTTTTTTGTAAGAATAATGTTATCTTTTTCACCAAATTGGGAAATCCATGATGAAAAAGAAATTTCAAGCGAAATTAATTCTGTCCGCAGCAATTGTAGCATCCATCGCCTTAGCCGGATGCAACATCTTCAATCCCACTGAAGATGTGAATATTAAGTCAGGTGATGCGGCAGCACTCACGTACGAAGCATACCTCCACTACCAGAAGAACGAATACACTGTTGCTCGTGCCTATTTTGAAAAGGCAATCGCCGCAGATTCCGCCTATTCTGAAGCTTGGTACGGAAGAGCCAAATGCGTATTGAACCAACAGCCCAGCCTCAATCTGTTCCAGCTGATTTCTTACGCCAAGAAAGAAGAAGGCGAAACTACTGTAAGTAAGTTCATGAGCATGCCGGATGAAGAAGTCAATGGAATTTCAGCCGGAATCGATTCCGTTCTTACTTATCTGGATCCCTTTATCGCCCGTGATACTTTGGGACTCATGGATAACCATGTAAAGTTTTCCTCCTTTTCAAATAGTTATGCCATCCTCCAGATGACCAAACTGGCCCTGACAGTCCGTAAGGCAAGCCTTGACTTGCAGAACCTTTTCTCTAGTGACCTTGCAACGGGTTCTCTTTCCATCAACTGGTCTGAGTTAAGCCCCAGTGCTCTTGGTGAAGCCACCAAGGAAACGTTTACGACTTTGGTCGCAACCGCCCAGACCCTGAAGTCTAACCCGGAAACCACCAACGCCATTCTTCGTGAATACGTCCCTGGTTCCGAAATGCTTACGGATACGGCACTCACTCTCGCAACTGAAGTCTTGGCAGACCAGATCATCAGCATTGCAGAAGTCGTGAATGATTCCGAAGTTGACCGTGCAGACGTTTATCTGCTGGTGGGAAACCACATGGATGACGACGGCGATGGCTGCGTTGATGAAGAAGTATTTGATGGTGAAGATAACGACGGCGATGGCGAAGTTGACGAAGATATGCGCGCCAACAATACGACTACCCGTGAATACGATATTCGATTCCATTCTCCCATGCAGGTGATGAAAGTTTCCTCCACGGAAGAATACCAGCTGGTGGACATTGACGGCGATGGTCTGATGGGTGAAGCCGATGGTAAGGAATACAACTTCTTGATTGAAAAGTCCAATGATCGCAAGGATACGGGCAATCACCTGTTCCAGTTTGCAGTCAACCTTCTTTGGGTTGGTGAAACAACGGAAGACAGGATCGCCAATAAGGAACTTGTGCGTAACGACAAGGATGTGAACAACATCAAGTATGATTTGGATTGGCGTAAGGCCCATGTGGGTGGTTGTTGGGTAAACTACGATCAGGAACGCTTCCTGAAGTGGTTTGAAGGGAGAATGTAAGAATGAAACGTTTATTTGCTGTTCTCGCACTGGCGGGCGTTGCAACCCTCTCTTTTGCAGCAAAGGCTCCTACCCATCACTCTCTCCGTGCAGAATCCATGGGTAACGCCCATGTTGCTGTTGTGGATGATAAAGAAGCCATCTATTACAACTATGCAGGCCTCTCCCAAATTAACCGTCTTGGAAACTTCGAGAAGCGTCCGGAACAGGGCTACTACCCTCGAAACTTGATCGGCGACATGAGATTGAACTTGGGCGGTGCAGGTCCTTTTGAAAAGTACTTCTCCACCTATAACGATGTTACAAAGCTGCAGAAGCTTTACCAGCGTGCTCGTGACGTCGCAAATGCTCTTGGAGTTGGAAGCACCAACATTTTGCTGGACTCTCTTAGCGCGCATCCTGAATTGCTCAACACCTTGAATTCTTATGACCATAAGACTCTGGACATGAAAATCAAGATGGATGCAGAAATGGCATTCCACGGATTCGGCGGTGCACTCTGGGTAGATGGTAGTATTGCTCCCTACCTGGATGGAGGCCTTATCCTCCCCTACATGGCTGTGGACACTTTCTATGTGGACGCTGTGGCCCAGGCTGGTGTGGCATATGGCTTTACAGACAATTTCTCTGTTGGTATCGGCGGTAAGATCGCAAAGCGTCAGAAAGTGGACATGATGACCATGGATGTGCTGAACTACAGCACCCTCCAGGACACTCTTGAAGACCGTTACCACGATGCAACCGACAAACTTTTCGACTTTAAGTCCATTTCTGTCGGTATGGATATTGGTATGCTCTACCAATTGACTAGAGAATTCCGTGTAGGTATATCTCTCCGTGACGTTTACTTCAAGGAACTTGCTGGAGACCGCATCCGTCCTAACCTTACCGCTGGTTTTAATTATAGCCCCAGATTCTTCAACAAGAACACGGGCTATGGTCGCAAGCTTAATTTTGCCTGTGACTTTGAAGATGCCCTTAGCAACGAAAGAAACTATAAGGCTCTCTCCCATCTAAATTTCGGTATGGAAGTGGAACAGAACATTCTCGCCTGGCCTGGTTACAATAACGAAATTAGAGCCTTGGCCTTGCGCCTTGCTGGCGGTTTCAGAGGAGGATATCCTTCCGCTGGTATTGGCCTCGAAGTCTTACGTTTCTTTACGTTTGAACTTGCCACCTGGGCAGAAGAAATGGGCTACTACACGGGGCAGGATGAACAGCGCGTGTACATGGCTCAGATCAGTTTAGGTTTCTAAAAATTTGCTCCTTCGGGAGCATTTTTTTTGTATTTTATGCGCAATCTTTTTGCAGGTTGTGTATATGTCAAAGTTGTTTGTTTTCTGTACGCTCGCCTTCGGGCTCGTAGCCTGTACGGAAACGACTACGCCTGTTACAAACATCCAAGACGAAACCAGCGAATCCCATCAGAATTCTGGCCTCTGGAAACGTCTTAACGAAGAAGGTCTCCGCAGTTTATCATCCATCAAGCTCATGTCCAGCGATTCTCCGGACCTTAACGAAACTGTGTGCGAAAACGGTCTACATAGGGATTCAAACACCATTTATTTCGATGAGATGGAAAGCATCTACCAGGAAGGAACGCTTGTAGAGGGAGTCTGTGGTAATGCAATCAATCTTGCATCTGGTGAAGTCGCTCCCCTATCCATCAATATGGTAAGCAACATGGATAAGGGAACCGTTGAATTCTGGTTTAAGCCTAATGCGAATTTCTACAAAGATACCGCAAGGACTCTTTTGGGAAATAATCAGGCAAGAGTTCACTTTTTCGTTAAGGACAGCACCATCATCTTCCAGAAAAATGTTACCGGCAAACATCAATATGTGAAAGGAATCCATTATTTGACCAACGAATGGACGCATATTGCGGGTCAGTGGGATGGAAAGACCGTGAGTCTCTGGGTCAACGAAAAAATGATTGCCCAGGATGATTATGAGTATGGATATGAATTTTCTACTGGTAATAATCAACCTTATGAAAATCGATTAATCATCGGATACAAGAGCAAGTGTTGCATGGAAGCGCCTGGGCAAATAGATGCACTGACGACAAGCGGCTCTTATGATCAAATTCGCGTGTCCAACATCACACGTTACAAATAAATTTTGATTAAAATCATATTTTTGTAAGAAATACTCCCATATGGAGTATTCTTTTTATATATTGACTGTATCATCGCAACATTGTTAGGAGATACAAGATGAAAAAGTTTCTTATTCCGTCTATGATTGCTTTCGGTCTTATGGCCTGTAGTGAAAGCAACGACGCCGTAGCTGATTCTCAGACTACTTTCGAAAAAAATCAGGGCATTGCCGAAAACGTAGAAACCCAGGTAATTGCTTATGCTAAGGGCGATGGAAAGAGCCTGTGGAAGCATATGGAAGAGGACGGCAACGGCTTCTTTGAAGATCATGGCATCTTGCCTACAGAAATCGCAACTCCAAATAAGGTAAAGTGCGAAGACGGTCTCAAGATGGATGGAAACACCATCTATTTCGACGAGATGGAAGGTCTTTATCTGGAAGGCTCCCTGGTGAAAGGTGTTTGCGGTAATGCGCTCAACCTGAAGTCCGGTGAAGTGGCTCCCCTTTCCATCAACATGATTTTCCCTCTGGAAGTGGGTACTGTAGAATTCTGGTTTAAGCCCAATGAAGACTTTTATGATAAGTCCGCAAGAACTCTCCTGGGTAATGACGAAGCCCGAATCCACTTCTTTGTGCAGGGTGACCGAATCGTTTTCCAGAAGAACCATGCTGACAAGCATTTCTTCGTAGAAGGAGAAGTAACCCTCTCTGAAGAATGGAACCATATTGCTGGCCAGTGGGATGGCAAGAATATGAGTATCTGGGTGAACGGCAAGATGGTTGGCAAGAAGGAACATACCTTTGGCTACGAAGCTTCTATCCGTCACCTGAGTGATTACGACAATCTCCTTGTTCTTGGCTATAAGAGCCGTTGCTGTATGGAAGGCCCTGGCCAATACAGTTCCTTGACCACCAGCGGATCCTATGATCAAGTTCGTATTTCCAACATTCCTCGTTACGAAGTTCCTGAGGAAATCGAAGTCCCTGAAGATACGACTATCGTTGTTGACCCCATTGTATTCGACACCGCCTACTTTGGACCCGTTACTCCGATTGTTGAGGATACTATAAAAATCGAAGTTCCTGCAGATAGCGAAGAAATTTCTGTTGTTCCTATGGATCCTCCTTCTCTTGAAGATCTGGAGAAATTCCCCAATAAAACAGATTGGAGTTGCCTCCGAGATCACATCCTGCTTTATGAAGACTTCGATAAAAAGGATGTTAACTATAGCATTACTTTGACCGAAGGTATTGACGGAAAGGCAGGCTCCTTTGGCCGTGGTGACAAGCTGGTTTTGGACGCGTTGGATGAAGAAATCTCTCAGGGAATGCTCCTATTCTACTTCAAGCCCAGTGCTGAATTTTTTAACACACCTGACGCAGCTTTGGTCGGTTCCGATGAAGGTCGCTTAACCATTCAGAAGTCCGGCAACCGTTACTATTTCTTCAAGAACCTCCCTGACAATAAGATTTATGTCAGCGGCGAAGCAGAACTGGTAGATGGCTGGAATAAGTTTGTCGGTCAGTGGGACGGGAAGTCCATCTCCCTGTTCATTAACGACAAGCTGATTGCTACCATGCAGACCAATACGGTTTATACTCCTTCTACAAGAGGCAAGGGCGTTGCACCCTATGGCAATGCAATTCTCGTTGGCTACAAGGATTATTGCTGCACCACTGGTGATGATGTCTATGCTTATGGCGAATTTGACAACATCCTGGTGACGATGGATCTGGAATATAATCTTAAAGATTTTACGAAATAAAGTAATCTAATACTCTTAATTTTATGGCCCGTTGGATAATAAATCCAGCGGGCTTTTTTGGTTACTGCAGTAACCTTTGAAAAGAAAAGTTTGTATTGAACTTTACTACAAAATACTTATATTTTACGCGGGTTTATATTGTTGTAGGTGTTTATGAATTATATGCACAAATTTTTCGTGCTGTTGTCAGGATTGACAACGTTCTCATTTGCAGAGAGTACTGCTGAAACACCTAATATTTTTGTTCAGGATCCGGAATACTTCCATCAACGTCGTGCAGACCTCCAGATGATGCAGGTCTCTATGGAATTTTCCAGCAATGGATTCGATTCCCTGCTGGTAGAAGCCGACAAGATTGCCAAGATGAGCGATCAGTGCGCCGTCATCAGCTTAAACGACGTAATGGATGAGTCCTGCTGGACATTCTACAGAGTGGATTTACCCGCTTTTGAAGAACATTACGCGAAAGTCACTGGCGAAGTTCGCCTGGGTTATATGGAAACCGTCCGCGGTCTCCAGGATCGTAAGTTGCAAATTGACGCCTGCGTCACCTCCCTCAAGAGTTTTGTTACCTCCAGAGAAGAAAACCTCTTCCTGAAGGGCGGCGTATCTCTGGAACCTTTAGCAAAGGGTTTTGAAGCCAACTACGATTTTACCCTTCAGTACGAACCTAACCGTCGCGCTCGTACCATGGAAATCGCCCAAGTCTGGGGTGAAACCTGTAAGGATATTGTTATCCGTCAGGATGGTAGCAGCTTTGCACCTTATTTTATTTCCCAGCTGGATTCTTTAAACCAGGAATTGAAGGAAAAGGGTTCCCTGGCAGTAGTCAAGACGGATTCTGCCAACGCTCTTACGGTTTATGTAGACATTGCCAAATCAATTCGTAGCGCCTACTATCTAAATGGTGTCAAGCTGTTCCATACGCAAATCGCCTCCAGAGCCGCTGACAACAGCAACCTGAGAATTACCTTCAACAAGGACGGTGTAGTAGCGGATGGCGAAACGGAAGTTAGAACTCTGGACGGAAATCCGGTGCAGTTCAAGGGGCGTGTGGAATACGCCGATGACGTCGCCAAGGTAGACGGACGTTGGTTCTGGGAAAACCGCGGAAAGCACGAAGGTGTTGATTTTGGACCGGAAATGGATGAGGATTCTCTTGCTACGGCAAAGGCTACAGAAGCCAAGGAACAACAGATTGCAACGGAAAACCGTAAAGGTTTGCACTTATCCTACTGGGTAGGAATTACCACCGATAGAATTGCCTATACTGACTCTTCCGTCTGCTGGAATTATATGGGACTTGAGAACCAGGAAAACAAATTTGGTCCTGGTTATTGTAACGACAGAGATGGCAAGAGAAATTTCACGTTCTATATGCCGGATATTGGCGCTGCAATTCGTCTCAAATACAATTTTGGTCCCGATGCAAACTTCTTTGCAACCGCTGGTGCTGGCGCTATGTTCGGCATGGCTTTTGCAGAATCAACGAAGAAAGTTTATCCCGATGAAAAGAATCCAAAATTAGTTACCAAAAGTACAGATGTACTAAAGAGAACCTACGGAGGACTTTTGGGGCAATTTGAATTGGGATTTATGAATTTTGGTATCCGTGAGACTGCAATTTTCCATATCAACATCGATGATGGTCCCGATTGGCATCAATTTCGCACAGGGGCTTTCTACGGATTCAGTTTAACAGATCGACTAAGTTTAAACGTTGAACTGGGCTATACTTATATAACAAATGCAGGCAAGGGTTTTTACGCTAGTGTCGGCACAACTTTCTAGGAGAGAAGAAAATGAATAAAATTTACCTCGCATTGTCTCTGGGCGCCGTGTTGGCAGCATGTTCCACAGACACTGGTTCCACTCAAGCAGACGCCCAAGGTGAAACAAACTTCGCAAAAATTAATGTCATCGTCGGCACCTTGGAAGATGCTCGTGACGGAAAGTCCTACAAGACGGTTCAGATTAATGATCAGGTCTGGATGGCTGAAAACCTGAACTACGCTATTGACAGCAGTTTCTGCGCTCATGGCATTGAAGTAAACTGCGAGGAATATGGTCGCCTTTACAAGTGGGCTGACGTCATGGATTCCTCTGTAACTGGTTGCGGCAATAAGGTCATTTGTGACTTGGCGGATTCCGTTTCCCAACCTAAGGTTCAGGGCATTTGCCCCGAAGGTTGGCACGTTCCCAGCGATGCAGAATGGGATACTTTGATTAAGGCTACTGGAGATGTAGATCATGCCGCAAAGGCATTGAAGACGAAGTCCGCGTGGGGTGCTTATCCTGGCGCAGACGTCTACCAGTTTAACGTACATCCCACGGGTTATCGACGTACAGATGGCGATTTCGACAATTATGATGCTTATTTCTGGACCTCTACCGAAACAATTTCTGGAAGCAGTTCTACTAATGCCTGGGCACGATATATCAACAACGATGATGCTGTCATCCGTCGTTACTTTGACAAGAGGACCGCACGTTCTGTCCGTTGCATTAAAGACTAAATTACGCGCTTAAATTCAAAAAGGCTCCGCGAAAGCGGGGCCTTTTTCGTTAACTGCACAAAAGTGTAGAAAACCTCTTGACACACAATCAAACGGAGTGTATATTTGTGCAGTAAACATAAGTGCACAAGGTTTTATGTATGATTGAGAGAATTCGTGGAATTTTGCTGGAAAAGTCCCCCACATTTATTGTTGTGGATGTGGCTGGTGTAGGTTATGGAATCAATATTTCCGCCTACACTGCAGGAAAACTGCCCGAAGTGGGTGACGGAAATACCGAAGTGACCATACACACCAACCTTGTGGTTCGTGAAGATTCCATGACGCTTTTTGGCTTTGCCGACAAGACGGAAAAGGATACCTTCCTGATGCTTCTGGATGTGAACGGCGTTGGCCCCAAAATGGCCCAGCGAATCCTGAGTGGAGTCTCCCCTGCCGATCTTTTGAACATGATTGCCAGTGATAATAAGTCCGCATTGAGTAAAATCAAGGGTTTAGGCAAGAAAACTTGCGAACAGATGGTCCTGACCTTAAAGGATAAGGCAGGCACCATGCTGCAGGGACTTGGCAATATTGAAGGCAGCGGTGTTACCAGCATGGGCGCCCTTACGGGAGCCAAGCTGGAAGCGGTTCTTGCCCTCCATACTCTGGGCGTCAAGGATCCTGCAGCAGAAAAGGCTGTAGTTAAGGCTGTTGAAGTCCTGGGAGATTCCGCAGATGCCGCCACCCTAATCCCCGAAGCATTGAAATATCTCTAATCTTTATACCCTAACCCCTGTCCCCTAATATGGAAGATCAGCGCATTATTTCTCCGGAACAGCGTCTTGGTGACGAAAGCGATGTGGAACGTTCCCTTCGCCCGCCTTCACTTAATGAATTTACCGGACAGAAGAGCATTAAGGAAAGTCTTTCTATTGCAATCGAAGCGGCAAAACACCGCGGAGACTCGCTGGATCATTGCCTGTTCTGCGGCCCTCCTGGCTTGGGAAAGACGACTTTGGCAGGAATTATCGCCCGAGAGATGGGGGTCAATATTCACATTACCAGCGGGCCTGTTCTTGAAAAGGCTAGTGACCTGGCGGGGCTTTTAACAAGCCTGCAGGAAAATGATGTCTTGTTCATCGATGAAATTCACCGCCTGAGTCGCGTTGTGGAAGAATACCTCTACCCCGCTATGGAAGACTTTAGACTGGACATCATGCTGGATTCTGGTCCAACGGCCCGAAGCGTAAACTTACCCCTGAAGCATTTTACCCTGGTGGGAGCAACTACCCGCAGCGGCATGCTGACAGGGCCTCTTCGCGATCGCTTTGGCCTCCATTATCGTCTGGAATTGTACGACGAAGAAGACCTGATGAAAATCATTATGCGAAGTGCGGATATCCTGAATGTGAAAATTGAGGAAGACGCTGCCCGATTGTTGGGCGGTCGTTGTCGTGGTACGCCCCGAATCGCAAATCGCGTTTTAAGGCGTTGTCGCGACGTGGCACAGGTCCGCGGGAACGGTATTATCGACCTGATGTCCGCCAGCAAGACTCTTGATATGCTGGGCATTGATAGTGAAGGTCTAGATAATATGGACCGGAAGATTCTCGCCCTCATTATTGACAAGTTTGGCGGCGGTCCTGTGGGGCTTGGAACCATCGGTGCGGCCATCGGCGAGGAGGCGGACACTCTGGAAGAAGTGTACGAGCCTTACCTGATTCAAAAGGGGTTGCTCTCCAGGACACCCCGAGGGAGAATGGTCACCGCCCTAGCCTACAAGATGCTCCACAAGACACCTCCTGCCCGAGGATTCGCTGCAGAGAATTTGCAAGAAGAACTAAATCTATGAGATGCAGAGGGAGGGGCTGTTCCCCTCCCTCTGGACGCCCTCCCCAGCTAGCAATTCGCGTTGCTCATTACTAGCAATTATCAAGATGTTAAGGTGGGGCTGTTCCCTACCTTGCATAGAAAGGTTTTACACACACACCGCGATGCGGACACCGTCCAGATGGCTGGGCGGTGTTTTCTCTTGAATAAAACGGGATTACTTGAATTCGGGGGCGATGGTCATGACCAGATTCATACCATGAAGTCCGTGGAAACCGAACTGAAGTCGGAATAGGTACATGTTGGGTTGGCGTACGCGAATGCCAAAACCCCAGGAGTTATAGAACTTGTCAAAGCTCCAGTCCGTAATGGTTGGAGCAAGCATCGCATATTCGTTGAAAAGAACTCCATCAATAAAGCGATCCACAGGCCAGCGATATTCGCAACTTAAGGTCATCATATGATGGGCGCTCCAGGCGTTGCCATAACCTCGAAGAGGAGTTCTTGCATTCAGCGTCGGGAATGCGTTATAGGGAGCGCCGCCTTCTTCCATTTCCCAAATGTCTATCAGACGGTATTGGATAGCGATGACACGAC
This portion of the Fibrobacter sp. UWEL genome encodes:
- a CDS encoding LamG-like jellyroll fold domain-containing protein, translating into MKKFLIPSMIAFGLMACSESNDAVADSQTTFEKNQGIAENVETQVIAYAKGDGKSLWKHMEEDGNGFFEDHGILPTEIATPNKVKCEDGLKMDGNTIYFDEMEGLYLEGSLVKGVCGNALNLKSGEVAPLSINMIFPLEVGTVEFWFKPNEDFYDKSARTLLGNDEARIHFFVQGDRIVFQKNHADKHFFVEGEVTLSEEWNHIAGQWDGKNMSIWVNGKMVGKKEHTFGYEASIRHLSDYDNLLVLGYKSRCCMEGPGQYSSLTTSGSYDQVRISNIPRYEVPEEIEVPEDTTIVVDPIVFDTAYFGPVTPIVEDTIKIEVPADSEEISVVPMDPPSLEDLEKFPNKTDWSCLRDHILLYEDFDKKDVNYSITLTEGIDGKAGSFGRGDKLVLDALDEEISQGMLLFYFKPSAEFFNTPDAALVGSDEGRLTIQKSGNRYYFFKNLPDNKIYVSGEAELVDGWNKFVGQWDGKSISLFINDKLIATMQTNTVYTPSTRGKGVAPYGNAILVGYKDYCCTTGDDVYAYGEFDNILVTMDLEYNLKDFTK
- a CDS encoding LamG-like jellyroll fold domain-containing protein; the encoded protein is MSKLFVFCTLAFGLVACTETTTPVTNIQDETSESHQNSGLWKRLNEEGLRSLSSIKLMSSDSPDLNETVCENGLHRDSNTIYFDEMESIYQEGTLVEGVCGNAINLASGEVAPLSINMVSNMDKGTVEFWFKPNANFYKDTARTLLGNNQARVHFFVKDSTIIFQKNVTGKHQYVKGIHYLTNEWTHIAGQWDGKTVSLWVNEKMIAQDDYEYGYEFSTGNNQPYENRLIIGYKSKCCMEAPGQIDALTTSGSYDQIRVSNITRYK
- the ruvB gene encoding Holliday junction branch migration DNA helicase RuvB is translated as MEDQRIISPEQRLGDESDVERSLRPPSLNEFTGQKSIKESLSIAIEAAKHRGDSLDHCLFCGPPGLGKTTLAGIIAREMGVNIHITSGPVLEKASDLAGLLTSLQENDVLFIDEIHRLSRVVEEYLYPAMEDFRLDIMLDSGPTARSVNLPLKHFTLVGATTRSGMLTGPLRDRFGLHYRLELYDEEDLMKIIMRSADILNVKIEEDAARLLGGRCRGTPRIANRVLRRCRDVAQVRGNGIIDLMSASKTLDMLGIDSEGLDNMDRKILALIIDKFGGGPVGLGTIGAAIGEEADTLEEVYEPYLIQKGLLSRTPRGRMVTALAYKMLHKTPPARGFAAENLQEELNL
- a CDS encoding tetratricopeptide repeat protein, whose product is MMKKKFQAKLILSAAIVASIALAGCNIFNPTEDVNIKSGDAAALTYEAYLHYQKNEYTVARAYFEKAIAADSAYSEAWYGRAKCVLNQQPSLNLFQLISYAKKEEGETTVSKFMSMPDEEVNGISAGIDSVLTYLDPFIARDTLGLMDNHVKFSSFSNSYAILQMTKLALTVRKASLDLQNLFSSDLATGSLSINWSELSPSALGEATKETFTTLVATAQTLKSNPETTNAILREYVPGSEMLTDTALTLATEVLADQIISIAEVVNDSEVDRADVYLLVGNHMDDDGDGCVDEEVFDGEDNDGDGEVDEDMRANNTTTREYDIRFHSPMQVMKVSSTEEYQLVDIDGDGLMGEADGKEYNFLIEKSNDRKDTGNHLFQFAVNLLWVGETTEDRIANKELVRNDKDVNNIKYDLDWRKAHVGGCWVNYDQERFLKWFEGRM
- the ruvA gene encoding Holliday junction branch migration protein RuvA, translating into MIERIRGILLEKSPTFIVVDVAGVGYGINISAYTAGKLPEVGDGNTEVTIHTNLVVREDSMTLFGFADKTEKDTFLMLLDVNGVGPKMAQRILSGVSPADLLNMIASDNKSALSKIKGLGKKTCEQMVLTLKDKAGTMLQGLGNIEGSGVTSMGALTGAKLEAVLALHTLGVKDPAAEKAVVKAVEVLGDSADAATLIPEALKYL
- a CDS encoding fibrobacter succinogenes major paralogous domain-containing protein → MNKIYLALSLGAVLAACSTDTGSTQADAQGETNFAKINVIVGTLEDARDGKSYKTVQINDQVWMAENLNYAIDSSFCAHGIEVNCEEYGRLYKWADVMDSSVTGCGNKVICDLADSVSQPKVQGICPEGWHVPSDAEWDTLIKATGDVDHAAKALKTKSAWGAYPGADVYQFNVHPTGYRRTDGDFDNYDAYFWTSTETISGSSSTNAWARYINNDDAVIRRYFDKRTARSVRCIKD